The Oncorhynchus nerka isolate Pitt River linkage group LG24, Oner_Uvic_2.0, whole genome shotgun sequence genome has a window encoding:
- the LOC115121053 gene encoding prohibitin-2-like, producing the protein MANKEPNRFLTHLRDLAGRMSGAGGKGAGIGLKLLIGAGALAYGVKEATFTVDGGQRAIIFNRIGGMQMDTVLAEGLHFRLPWIQYPIIYDIRARPRKIASLTGSKDLQMINIGLRVLSRPVAANLPAMYQQLGKDYDERVLPSIVNEVLKSVVAKFNASQLITQRAQVSLLIRRELFERAKDFNIILDDVAITELSFSREYTAAVEAKQVAQQEAQRAQFYVEKAKQDQRHKIIQAEGEAEAAKMLGQAVTKNPGYLKLRRIRAAQAIAKTVATSQNKVYLSADNLVLNLQDDSFNNLSLGKK; encoded by the exons ATGGCGAATAAAGAGCCCAAC CGCTTCCTGACACATCTGCGGGACCTGGCCGGTCGTATGTCTGGTGCGGGGGGCAAGGGAGCAGGGATAGGTCTCAAGCTGCTCATTGGTGCTGGAGCTTTGGCCTATGGCGTCAAAGAGGCTACATTCACGG TTGATGGTGGTCAGAGAGCGATCATCTTCAACAGAATTGGGGGGATGCAGATGGACACAGTGCTGGCTGAGGGACTGCACTTCAG GTTACCATGGATCCAGTACCCAATCATCTATGACATCAGAGCCAGGCCCAGGAAGATCGCTTCACTAACTGGAAGTAAAG ATCTGCAGATGATAAACATTGGGCTGCGTGTGCTGTCTCGTCCCGTGGCCGCCAACCTGCCTGCCATGTACCAGCAGTTGGGGAAAGACTATGACGAGAGAGTACTACCCTCCATTGTCAACGAGGTGCTAAAGAGCGTGGTGGCCAAGTTCAATGCCTCACAGCTCATTACTCAGAGAGCACAG GTGTCCTTGTTGATTCGCCGGGAGCTGTTTGAGAGAGCCAAAGACTTCAACATCATCCTGGACGATGTGGCCATCACAGAGCTGAGCTTCAGCAGGGAGTACACTGCTGCCGTAGAGGCCAAACAAGTTG CCCAACAGGAGGCCCAGAGAGCCCAGTTCTACGTGGAGAAAGCCAAACAGGACCAGAGACACAAGATTAttcaggcagagggagaggcagaggctgCCAAGATG TTGGGACAAGCAGTGACGAAGAATCCTGGATACCTGAAGCTTCGACGAATCCGAGCTGCCCAGGCCATTGCTAAGACG GTGGCAACGTCCCAGAACAAGGTGTACCTTTCTGCCGACAACCTGGTCCTCAACCTTCAAGACGACTCTTTTAACAA TCTATCACTGGGAAAGAAGTAG